The Blastocatellia bacterium genomic sequence GCAGCAGCTCAAATCCATTCGCATTGAGCTGGTCCGGTATCAAAGTGGAAAACGGAGCCGATAAAAATAGCTTGCCGACACTTAGTTTGATAGCTATCTCCCACACGCTCGCAGCACTTACATGCTTCTCGTTTGCTAAGTCCTCTATTGCTGCGCGGGCTTTGACGCTGAGATTGGGATTGCCCATTATGAACCAAAGGAATGTGTGCGTGTCTAATAGGAGTTTCATTCCATGTATTCTTTAAAGTCTTCGAGCGGTTCATCAAAATCATCCGACATGGTTATCAATCCTTTGGCACTACCGAACTGAGGGCGCGACTTGGCCGTCGCGATAGGGACGAGCTTTACGAGGTGTTCAGCGTCCTTCGCAATGATGATCTCTTCGCCCCCGACGGCAGCGTCTATGAGATCAGGTAACTGCGTTTTTGCTTCTTCCAGACTAACTTGGTGCATCTTTTCACCTCTCGCTTGAGAGAATAGCACATTCTGATTAGCATAGGGCAAGACGCCCAACGCCCCGCGTAACCGGGCGCGCGAGCGGCAATGGCAAGAACCATAAGAAATCCGCTTCGCGCGCTCCGGTTCACGCGATTGTTAGGCCGCTTTCAAGTGTGAGATAGCAGCGCTACACAAATACGCCTCGAAAGTTTAGGGGTCACACTAAAACCTGGTTCTAGGCTTAGGCGGTTTAGGCAAATCTTGATGACGGGCATCGGACTTTTCGTTTATGCCTAAAAGGTTCTCCAAATCCTGAAATTTCAGCGTATTGGGATCAGGCAGTGAATCCGGCAATTCTCCCTCATCTTTTGTCTGCAAAACATAAGCAAGATTAATCCCCTCGCGAATACTCTGTAAGGCTTCAATCGAAGAGAGCGCACCGACTCCATTTTCAGCACCTAGTTTTCTGCCTTCTCTAAGATGGTTCTTGGACTCTTCTAGATCGAACATAGGTTTAAGGTTCCTGTGTGCTCTACCGTCGAGACCTAGTTGCGCTGCTCCTGCGCAAGCTTTGATGAATATCACCATCGCGGAAGTATCATAGAACCTGATGTTGCTCGGGTCCCCCGTCTTCTCGAATAACTTGCCGAGCGATGAAGTAAGTCCAGACAGCACCATTACTGCCGGTGTATCGCCCGGACGTCGCTCGCGAACGAAATCAGATAATGCGATGCCGGAAAGCCACGTGCTATAACAGTGATTGCCGATCTGCCCTTCTGAGACGCTCCATTCATAGAAATAACCCTTGTTAGGCTGCACAGTGCTATAACGTTGACGAAAGGTATTTGCGGCTTTCTGCTTCTGTTCGGCATCACGATAAATATGCGCCAATGTAACTACTGGAAACGGATCATGTGACTCCACGTCCGCGAGGACCTCGGCCAAGCGAGCAGCTAAATCGACCTGTTTTCTCCTGAAATAATAGCGGGGCAGATCATTCCAAGGCTTGATCGTTTCGTCATCCAACTGGCCGCCTTGTTTATCAAGATAATCCATTCGAGCAGCGCGGAGCAAATCGGGAAGAATGAAACGATTAAACCTATCAGGGGCCGTATCAGACAAAATTCGTTTGGCAACTTCCGCAATCATCCTGTGACGCGCTAGAATATACCATCCCGAATCCGTCACCGCTTCATCTGCTAATGGCGTGATTACCTTGTCATCAAAGTCTTCCCAGGAACAAGAGATCACTCGCTTTAAAACCGGCCTGGACAGTATAGGGCGCTGGTCGGCATGCAAAGCAACTATATAAGCGAAAGCATCTTTTAACGTTCTGCCGCCGGGCGCTTGCTGCATATCGAGCC encodes the following:
- a CDS encoding type II toxin-antitoxin system VapC family toxin; this encodes MKLLLDTHTFLWFIMGNPNLSVKARAAIEDLANEKHVSAASVWEIAIKLSVGKLFLSAPFSTLIPDQLNANGFELLPVEVTHASALIILPFHHRDPFDRLLIAQAIVEQMRIVSIDSALDAYPISRLW
- a CDS encoding DUF2281 domain-containing protein, with translation MHQVSLEEAKTQLPDLIDAAVGGEEIIIAKDAEHLVKLVPIATAKSRPQFGSAKGLITMSDDFDEPLEDFKEYME